The proteins below come from a single Eucalyptus grandis isolate ANBG69807.140 chromosome 3, ASM1654582v1, whole genome shotgun sequence genomic window:
- the LOC104439093 gene encoding 2-oxoglutarate-dependent dioxygenase AOP2, with amino-acid sequence MGSISTMKLPLIDLSELDGLKLGTGRWDSLQSQVREALEEFGSFEALTDRMTLELHNDAFQELEALLELPTDVKRQFNDPDKPYEGYLANLPHSPLYEAFAMNYAPNSGFIERFAYLIWPKGNTRFCETMKTYVTRVLELDSLVKKLVLGSLGVDKYLESLAKSVGYNFCLMRYAAPGTEESKKPGARCHHDANFVTILHQNHVNGLEVQTKDGCWFEVAPSSATSFIVFAGESFYGWSNGRLHSPCHRVMMSGHEAKYCIGFFSSVQGTMQCPDELVDDQHPLLFKPFDVAGLSCIYKTKEGESGASAMDTYYRI; translated from the exons ATGGGCTCTATTTCAACGATGAAGCTTCCCCTGATAGATCTGTCCGAATTAGATGGCTTAAAGCTAGGGACAGGTCGATGGGACTCCTTACAAAGTCAAGTCCGAGAAGCCCTTGAAGAATTTGGTAGCTTCGAAGCCTTGACTGATAGGATGACCTTGGAGCTTCACAATGATGCGTTTCAAGAATTGGAGGCATTGCTCGAGCTCCCAACCGATGTGAAGCGCCAGTTCAATGACCCAGATAAGCCGTATGAAGGCTACCTTGCAAATCTTCCTCATTCACCTCTCTACGAGGCATTTGCAATGAACTACGCCCCCAACTCGGGCTTTATCGAAAGATTTGCATATCTCATTTGGCCGAAGGGAAACACAAGATTTTg CGAGACAATGAAAACGTATGTGACGAGGGTTTTGGAGTTGGATTCACTAGTGAAGAAGCTGGTTTTGGGAAGCTTGGGCGTAGACAAGTACCTGGAATCTCTAGCCAAGTCGGTTGGATACAATTTCTGTCTCATGAGATATGCAGCTCCTGGGACCGAGGAGTCCAAGAAGCCTGGGGCTAGGTGCCATCACGACGCAAACTTTGTGACTATACTTCACCAGAACCATGTGAACGGATTGGAAGTGCAAACTAAGGATGGATGTTGGTTCGAGGTCGCCCCTTCCTCAGCTACCTCTTTCATTGTCTTCGCTGGGGAGTCATTCTAC GGATGGAGCAACGGGAGATTACACAGCCCTTGTCACCGTGTAATGATGAGTGGGCATGAGGCAAAATATTGCATAGGATTCTTCTCTTCCGTTCAAGGCACGATGCAGTGTCCTGATGAGCTTGTGGACGACCAACACCCTTTGCTTTTCAAGCCCTTTGATGTTGCTGGTCTCTCCTGCATCTACAAGACCAAAGAGGGCGAAAGTGGAGCTTCAGCAATGGATACTTATTacagaatttga